One stretch of Scatophagus argus isolate fScaArg1 chromosome 18, fScaArg1.pri, whole genome shotgun sequence DNA includes these proteins:
- the eif5a gene encoding eukaryotic translation initiation factor 5A-1 isoform X2: MDGQRDESLALTHRTMADPDLDFQTGESGASATYPMQCSALRKNGYVVLKGRPCKIVEMSTSKTGKHGHAKVNLVGIDIFTNKKHEDMCPSTHNMDVPSIKRIDYQLVNINENYMSLMSDNGDIREDLRVPDNEVGKEIESKFEAGEEFMVTVISAMGEECAVATKVLASK; this comes from the exons ATGGACGGCCAGCGTGACGAGTCGCT CGCCCTGACCCATCGTACCATGGCAGATCCCGATCTTGACTTCCAGACTGGTGAGTCTGGCGCCTCCGCCACCTACCCCATGCAGTGTTCTGCCCTGCGTAAGAACGGCTATGTGGTGCTGAAGGGACGTCCCTGCAAAATTGTGGAGATGTCCACTTCAAAGACCGGCAAGCACGGACATGCCAAG GTTAACCTGGTAGGTATCGACATTTTCACCAACAAGAAACATGAAGATATGTGCCCCTCCACCCACAACATGGATGTTCCCTCCATCAAGAGGATAGACTACCAG TTGGTTAACATCAATGAAAACTACATGTCCTTGATGAGTGACAACGGTGACATCAGGGAGGATCTGCGTGTCCCTGATAATGAAGTCGGCAAGGAAATTGAGTCAAAGTTTGAAGCTGGTGAAGAATTCATG GTCACCGTGATTTCTGCCATGGGGGAGGAATGTGCTGTCGCTACGAAGGTCTTGGCCAGCAAATAG
- the eif5a gene encoding eukaryotic translation initiation factor 5A-1 isoform X1, with product MFLVLTFIIRTGFIVVCGAGHGALTHRTMADPDLDFQTGESGASATYPMQCSALRKNGYVVLKGRPCKIVEMSTSKTGKHGHAKVNLVGIDIFTNKKHEDMCPSTHNMDVPSIKRIDYQLVNINENYMSLMSDNGDIREDLRVPDNEVGKEIESKFEAGEEFMVTVISAMGEECAVATKVLASK from the exons ATGTTCTTAGTTTTGACTTTTATTATTCGGACTGGATTTATTGTCGTTTGCGGAGCAGGTCATGG CGCCCTGACCCATCGTACCATGGCAGATCCCGATCTTGACTTCCAGACTGGTGAGTCTGGCGCCTCCGCCACCTACCCCATGCAGTGTTCTGCCCTGCGTAAGAACGGCTATGTGGTGCTGAAGGGACGTCCCTGCAAAATTGTGGAGATGTCCACTTCAAAGACCGGCAAGCACGGACATGCCAAG GTTAACCTGGTAGGTATCGACATTTTCACCAACAAGAAACATGAAGATATGTGCCCCTCCACCCACAACATGGATGTTCCCTCCATCAAGAGGATAGACTACCAG TTGGTTAACATCAATGAAAACTACATGTCCTTGATGAGTGACAACGGTGACATCAGGGAGGATCTGCGTGTCCCTGATAATGAAGTCGGCAAGGAAATTGAGTCAAAGTTTGAAGCTGGTGAAGAATTCATG GTCACCGTGATTTCTGCCATGGGGGAGGAATGTGCTGTCGCTACGAAGGTCTTGGCCAGCAAATAG
- the eif5a gene encoding eukaryotic translation initiation factor 5A-1 isoform X3, which yields MADPDLDFQTGESGASATYPMQCSALRKNGYVVLKGRPCKIVEMSTSKTGKHGHAKVNLVGIDIFTNKKHEDMCPSTHNMDVPSIKRIDYQLVNINENYMSLMSDNGDIREDLRVPDNEVGKEIESKFEAGEEFMVTVISAMGEECAVATKVLASK from the exons ATGGCAGATCCCGATCTTGACTTCCAGACTGGTGAGTCTGGCGCCTCCGCCACCTACCCCATGCAGTGTTCTGCCCTGCGTAAGAACGGCTATGTGGTGCTGAAGGGACGTCCCTGCAAAATTGTGGAGATGTCCACTTCAAAGACCGGCAAGCACGGACATGCCAAG GTTAACCTGGTAGGTATCGACATTTTCACCAACAAGAAACATGAAGATATGTGCCCCTCCACCCACAACATGGATGTTCCCTCCATCAAGAGGATAGACTACCAG TTGGTTAACATCAATGAAAACTACATGTCCTTGATGAGTGACAACGGTGACATCAGGGAGGATCTGCGTGTCCCTGATAATGAAGTCGGCAAGGAAATTGAGTCAAAGTTTGAAGCTGGTGAAGAATTCATG GTCACCGTGATTTCTGCCATGGGGGAGGAATGTGCTGTCGCTACGAAGGTCTTGGCCAGCAAATAG